The Desmodus rotundus isolate HL8 chromosome 3, HLdesRot8A.1, whole genome shotgun sequence genome includes a region encoding these proteins:
- the C3H12orf71 gene encoding uncharacterized protein C12orf71 homolog, with product MADSPSSSSWADTEDRSSTSSLSLSVGYYPGEDTFSYENTVSREDTSAEGPSIHSVPPFQGSWQTDTVERLPERQDHIQDDPEQFCKLSITLAWDIDMSSNHSDSIIGWDLHRDYPWIHKYPKEKTQLTLSKLNGLVQKLEQFLENQRDDEDDKSVPSESAQKEDAQLSSSTSLDMAQVSHQEHDPCQGLPALDPPANEVVIQFPQVPPRIQEHELAQTKSQTRGGRRTSMAETSSSSSDQLEEQDSHSSTQSLSCLNFRWVFRWLRQQVLSFWGRQHPQKATEYPCQLTQKKRLSHRSKRIQPQESIELEHPALPYFNTC from the exons ATGGCGGACTCACCATCCAGCAGCAGCTGGGCTGACACAGAGGACCGCAGCTCCACTTCGAGCCTGAGCCTCTCTGTGGGCTACTACCCTGGAGAGGACACCTTCTCCTACGAGAACACAGTCTCCCGTGAAGACACATCTGCCGAGGGCCCCTCAATCCATTCTGTCCCTCCTTTCCAAGGGTCATGGCAGACTGACACTGTAGAGAGACTCCCGGAGAGACAAGACCACATTCAGGACGACCCAGAGCAGTTCTGCAAACTAAGCATCACCCTGGCCTGGGATATTGATATGAGCTCTAACCATTCAGACTCCATCATCGGCTGGGATCTGCACAGAGACTACCCGTGGATACACAAGTACCCTAAAGAGAAGACACAACTGACTCTCAGCAAACTGAATGGTCTTGTGCAAAAGCTTGAGCAATTTCTAGAAAATCAGAGAGATGACGAAGATGATAAATCTGTGCCCTCTGAATCTGCTCAAAAGGAAGATGCCCAGCTGTCTAGCAGCACCTCCCTGGACATGGCGCAAGTCAGTCACCAAGAACATGACCCTTGTCAAGGCTTGCCCGCACTCGACCCACCAGCAAATGAGGTGGTCATCCAGTTTCCACAGGTTCCTCCAAGGATTCAGGAACATGAACTTGCTCAG ACAAAAAGCCAAACACGTGGCGGCCGAAGAACAAGCATGGCAGAGACCTCCTCAAGCTCATCAGATCAGCTGGAGGAGCAGGACAGTCATTCTAGTACACAATCCCTCTCCTGTCTCAACTTCAGGTGGGTCTTCCGCTGGCTCAGGCAGCAAGTGCTCTCGTTTTGGGGAAGACAGCACCCCCAGAAGGCCACCGAGTACCCCTGTCAGCTGACACAAAAGAAAAGACTCTCTCACAGAAGCAAGAGAATCCAACCTCAAGAATCCATTGAATTAGAACACCCTGCGTTGCCATATTTTAACACCTGCTGA